Proteins co-encoded in one Gleimia hominis genomic window:
- a CDS encoding inositol monophosphatase family protein, producing the protein MTCERIPLHTQPQLAPVTVEQQRSLDDNQNEIAHQLALIARATARACGPYLRWARLQDLRVDNKSSEHDPVTVHDKAIETAITQILGYFLPGSRVLGEEHGEQLLPGGKPQLPERIQLPELEPHPDVRSQGSRVRWIVDPIDGTANFAAGMTYFNTSIAAELDGQVVAGAIHVPCEQETFWANAERGYLENERGFFALESSGPTREIEALLLTYHPILTQVKTHPEVTFEVLGQLIDTCRALRRPGAAALDLANIAAGRAGAFFATSVKPWDVAAGLHLVQVSGGTSYTHPMGTTTPAGFGPGVVAACAGLTTPKLKELLDQLAAQY; encoded by the coding sequence ATGACTTGTGAAAGAATTCCTCTGCATACCCAACCGCAACTAGCCCCCGTCACCGTTGAGCAACAGCGTTCCCTCGATGATAATCAAAACGAAATCGCCCACCAACTTGCCCTAATTGCCCGCGCAACCGCCCGGGCATGCGGACCGTACCTTCGGTGGGCGCGCCTGCAGGATTTGCGGGTCGATAATAAATCTAGCGAACACGACCCCGTGACGGTACACGACAAAGCCATTGAAACTGCAATCACGCAGATTCTTGGCTACTTCCTTCCCGGCTCAAGAGTGCTGGGCGAAGAGCATGGGGAACAGCTCCTTCCTGGCGGCAAACCCCAGTTGCCCGAGCGCATCCAACTGCCCGAACTGGAACCGCACCCGGATGTGCGTTCGCAGGGATCGCGCGTGCGGTGGATTGTGGATCCAATCGATGGGACCGCGAACTTTGCGGCGGGTATGACGTATTTCAACACGTCGATCGCAGCGGAACTCGACGGGCAGGTAGTGGCCGGGGCTATCCACGTGCCCTGCGAGCAAGAAACGTTCTGGGCCAATGCCGAACGCGGTTACTTGGAAAACGAACGCGGTTTCTTTGCCCTGGAATCTTCTGGCCCGACCCGTGAAATTGAGGCGTTGCTACTTACCTACCATCCGATCCTCACGCAGGTGAAAACGCATCCAGAAGTGACGTTTGAGGTTCTTGGTCAGCTCATCGACACGTGCCGGGCGCTGCGCCGCCCCGGTGCGGCTGCTTTGGATTTAGCGAATATTGCGGCCGGTCGCGCGGGCGCGTTCTTCGCTACCTCGGTTAAACCCTGGGACGTTGCAGCCGGATTACACCTGGTTCAGGTCAGTGGGGGCACCAGTTACACCCACCCGATGGGAACGACGACGCCCGCTGGGTTCGGCCCCGGTGTGGTTGCCGCATGTGCCGGACTCACCACCCCGAAGCTGAAAGAACTGCTCGACCAGTTGGCTGCCCAGTACTAG
- the moeB gene encoding molybdopterin-synthase adenylyltransferase MoeB — translation MKISQLSAPQVERLQRHLGLRGFGPAAQEKLLNARVTVVGAGGLGSAALPYLAAAGVGQITLVDDDVVDRTNLQRQVIHSEANLGMAKTQSAAQVLRGLNPDIALTLVNERLTSTNALEVLGGADVILDGTDNFTTRYVVADAAEILDIPVVWGAILRFFGQLSVFWPGKGPLYRDLYPSPPAPGEVPSCAEAGVLGVLPGVIGSLMATEAIKVLAHIGEPLIGQLLTYDALSVKFEKIPVRPDPSRVPVTSVGADVVDDVGNTCGAGSREGEVSAVQLRERIREGEPMNLVDVREEWEWKMGHIPGAQLVPLSQLMEQPRLPGLKPGRPTYVYCRSGGRSARAIELVKGNHPNAQFINVTGGMQQWEQTEN, via the coding sequence TTGAAGATTTCACAGTTAAGTGCGCCCCAGGTGGAGCGGTTGCAACGACACCTGGGGTTGCGTGGGTTCGGGCCGGCGGCGCAAGAGAAGTTGTTAAACGCGCGCGTAACCGTGGTGGGCGCCGGAGGCCTGGGTTCGGCCGCGCTGCCGTATTTAGCGGCCGCTGGAGTCGGGCAAATAACCCTGGTGGATGACGACGTGGTGGACCGCACTAACTTGCAGCGCCAAGTGATCCATTCGGAAGCGAACTTGGGGATGGCGAAAACGCAGTCCGCGGCCCAGGTGTTGCGCGGGCTAAACCCAGATATCGCGTTAACTCTCGTGAACGAGCGTCTCACCAGCACTAATGCGCTTGAGGTACTGGGTGGTGCGGACGTGATTTTGGATGGGACGGATAACTTCACCACCCGGTACGTGGTTGCGGACGCCGCGGAGATCTTGGATATCCCCGTTGTGTGGGGGGCGATCTTGAGGTTCTTTGGGCAACTCAGTGTGTTTTGGCCCGGGAAGGGCCCGTTGTATCGCGATCTTTACCCGAGCCCACCGGCGCCCGGTGAGGTGCCGTCTTGCGCGGAAGCAGGGGTGCTGGGGGTGCTTCCGGGCGTGATCGGTTCCCTCATGGCGACGGAAGCGATAAAAGTGCTCGCCCACATTGGGGAGCCACTGATTGGGCAGTTATTGACGTATGACGCGTTGAGTGTGAAGTTCGAAAAAATCCCAGTTCGGCCAGATCCCAGCCGAGTACCGGTAACTAGCGTGGGAGCAGATGTGGTAGATGACGTAGGAAATACTTGCGGCGCCGGCTCGCGAGAAGGTGAGGTGTCCGCAGTCCAGCTGCGCGAACGTATCCGCGAGGGAGAGCCAATGAACCTCGTGGATGTGCGCGAAGAGTGGGAATGGAAGATGGGGCACATTCCGGGCGCGCAGCTGGTGCCACTGAGCCAGCTGATGGAGCAGCCGCGTCTACCGGGGTTGAAACCCGGCCGGCCCACGTACGTGTACTGCAGGTCGGGTGGCCGGTCCGCGCGGGCGATCGAGCTGGTAAAAGGCAACCACCCAAACGCGCAGTTCATAAACGTCACGGGTGGTATGCAACAGTGGGAACAGACCGAAAACTAG
- a CDS encoding amidohydrolase family protein, with product MLFRGAALWREKGEPARWVEDIDLKIEGGTVRRVPRTQTSADLEGWMLPGLVDAHCHIGIDKTGPRQDSDLLAQQARVAHHSGVLLVRDCGLPFDNRAVNEQRDGVRLLHCGQHIAKYKRYIRGLAVEVERDADLPQQMAYQARRSDGWIKLVGDWIDRADGADSTLHPLFSTEALKDGVQAAHEAGARVTVHTFARATIESLLEARVDCIEHGTGMTLSQMREAAQLGIAVTPTIIQVDLFPSFASSAGTKYPVYRDDMRGLYADYPQTLRNIAESGLTLLPGTDSGSFQPHGSIAKEIMAFTRMGLTNTQILDRVTWQARDFLGFPSLSDGEAAHAVVYDRDPREDLSVLASPHRVVYEG from the coding sequence TTGCTGTTTCGCGGCGCCGCCCTGTGGCGAGAAAAAGGGGAACCCGCCCGCTGGGTCGAAGATATCGACCTTAAGATCGAAGGGGGAACTGTGCGCCGCGTTCCTCGCACGCAAACGAGTGCGGACCTGGAAGGGTGGATGCTTCCCGGCCTGGTGGATGCGCACTGCCACATTGGGATTGACAAGACGGGGCCGCGACAGGATTCCGATTTGCTTGCCCAGCAGGCGCGCGTGGCCCACCACAGCGGGGTGCTGCTGGTGCGCGATTGCGGGTTGCCGTTCGATAACCGCGCGGTAAATGAGCAGCGTGACGGCGTGCGTTTACTGCACTGCGGCCAGCACATTGCGAAGTACAAGCGGTATATCCGCGGGTTGGCAGTAGAGGTAGAGCGCGACGCAGACTTGCCGCAGCAGATGGCGTATCAGGCGCGTCGCAGTGACGGGTGGATAAAACTGGTGGGCGATTGGATCGATCGCGCTGATGGGGCGGATTCAACCCTGCACCCCTTGTTTTCCACCGAAGCGTTGAAAGATGGTGTTCAGGCCGCTCATGAGGCAGGGGCCCGGGTTACGGTGCACACGTTTGCCCGCGCGACGATTGAGAGTTTGCTGGAGGCGCGGGTGGATTGCATTGAGCACGGTACGGGCATGACTTTGAGCCAGATGCGGGAGGCCGCCCAGCTTGGGATCGCGGTCACCCCCACGATTATTCAAGTGGACTTGTTCCCCTCGTTCGCGAGCAGCGCGGGCACTAAGTACCCGGTTTACCGCGATGACATGCGCGGCCTGTATGCGGATTACCCGCAGACACTGCGTAATATCGCCGAGTCGGGGCTCACGTTGTTGCCGGGCACGGATTCTGGTTCGTTCCAACCCCACGGTTCGATCGCCAAAGAAATCATGGCGTTCACCCGCATGGGGCTTACGAACACGCAGATTCTTGATCGGGTTACTTGGCAGGCACGGGATTTCTTGGGGTTCCCTTCCCTTTCTGACGGTGAGGCCGCGCACGCCGTGGTTTATGATCGCGATCCGCGCGAGGACCTGTCGGTGCTGGCGAGTCCCCACCGCGTGGTTTACGAGGGGTAG
- the ffh gene encoding signal recognition particle protein, producing the protein MFNNLSDRLSNSFRKLRGKGIISESDIQEVSADIRRALLDADVALPVVREFIGNVREKAAGAVVTQGLNPGQQVVRIVHDELVRVLGGQTRELHFANRGPTVFMLAGLQGAGKTTLAGKLGHWMREEGKRVLLVAADLQRPNAVTQLEVVGKRAGVDVWAPEPGNGVGDPVQVARSGVNHAVENGYDLVVVDTAGRLGVDEELMTQARNIREAIEPHEVLFVLDAMIGQDAVNTATEFRDGVGFTGVVLSKLDGDARGGAALSVRGVTGEPILFASTGEGLEDFERFHPDRMAGRILDMGDVLTLIEQAERKIDAQDAQDMARKAMSGGLTLDDFLNQLQQIRKLGSMKKLLGMMPGAGQFREQLENFDEREVNRIEAIVRSMTPAERADVKILNGSRRSRIAAGSGTTVTEVNSLVKRFEGAREMMRSMGSGGGMPGMPGMGGMPGMGKLPGSGKKSKGRQPKKKRRKSRSGVSGNPAKRRKQELSKMVPEHKKGSSFGISEPEPKQTMDDLPDDLKRMLGGF; encoded by the coding sequence GTGTTTAATAATCTGTCTGACCGCCTTTCCAACTCGTTCCGCAAACTGCGGGGCAAGGGCATCATTAGTGAATCTGACATTCAGGAAGTGTCGGCTGATATCCGCCGGGCCCTGCTGGATGCAGACGTGGCCCTCCCCGTTGTGCGCGAGTTCATCGGGAACGTTCGCGAGAAAGCGGCGGGCGCCGTTGTCACCCAGGGGCTTAACCCAGGCCAGCAGGTGGTGCGTATAGTTCACGACGAACTGGTGCGTGTTCTGGGTGGGCAGACTCGGGAACTGCATTTCGCGAACCGGGGTCCGACGGTGTTCATGCTCGCGGGTCTGCAGGGTGCGGGTAAAACCACGTTAGCGGGTAAACTCGGCCACTGGATGCGGGAGGAAGGCAAGCGAGTCCTCCTGGTAGCAGCGGACTTGCAGCGTCCCAACGCAGTCACCCAGCTGGAGGTTGTGGGTAAGCGCGCCGGCGTGGACGTGTGGGCACCCGAACCTGGCAACGGAGTTGGGGACCCGGTGCAGGTTGCGCGTTCGGGAGTTAACCACGCTGTAGAAAACGGGTACGACCTCGTGGTGGTGGATACCGCCGGCCGCCTGGGGGTTGATGAAGAACTGATGACGCAGGCGCGGAATATTCGTGAGGCGATTGAACCTCACGAGGTATTATTCGTGCTCGACGCCATGATTGGTCAAGACGCGGTGAATACCGCAACGGAGTTCCGCGACGGCGTGGGATTCACCGGTGTGGTCTTGTCGAAACTGGATGGTGACGCACGTGGCGGTGCAGCTTTGTCCGTGCGCGGAGTCACGGGGGAACCAATCCTATTTGCATCCACCGGTGAGGGGTTGGAAGACTTCGAACGGTTCCACCCCGACCGGATGGCGGGCCGGATCCTCGACATGGGGGACGTGCTCACTTTAATTGAGCAAGCTGAACGGAAAATCGATGCGCAGGATGCACAGGACATGGCGCGCAAAGCCATGTCTGGCGGGCTGACGCTCGATGACTTCTTGAACCAGTTGCAGCAGATCCGCAAACTCGGGTCTATGAAGAAGCTGCTGGGCATGATGCCGGGCGCCGGCCAGTTCCGCGAACAGTTAGAGAACTTCGATGAACGCGAAGTTAACCGCATTGAAGCGATTGTGCGGTCCATGACGCCGGCTGAACGCGCGGACGTAAAGATTCTGAACGGTTCGCGCCGCTCGCGGATCGCAGCGGGGTCGGGCACGACGGTTACGGAAGTTAACTCCCTCGTGAAACGCTTTGAGGGCGCGCGCGAAATGATGCGTTCCATGGGCAGTGGCGGCGGTATGCCGGGGATGCCCGGGATGGGGGGTATGCCCGGCATGGGCAAACTACCTGGGTCGGGCAAGAAGTCAAAGGGCCGCCAGCCGAAGAAGAAGCGGCGGAAGTCGCGTTCAGGCGTGTCGGGTAACCCCGCGAAGCGGCGTAAGCAGGAGCTGTCGAAGATGGTTCCAGAACATAAGAAGGGCAGCTCGTTCGGGATTAGTGAACCGGAACCGAAACAGACGATGGATGATCTGCCTGACGATTTGAAACGCATGCTGGGAGGATTCTAA
- the ftsY gene encoding signal recognition particle-docking protein FtsY, translating into MESMSSLVLLYAILGIAAVVVIGAGIYWVKRRHDSLPPAPDQSQLEPRQPEEPAGKAAAEQPETQAEAKPSTPQAHEPAKPQVVEPEPVAGRMQRLRSRLAGSGKMGQSLLSILSRADLSEADWEEFEETLLMADLGLDATQEVLDSVRQQLKVRGSADAAVAKQVLRQELLKIVDPTLDRSLNLERTNDEQGAHPAVLLMVGVNGTGKTTTVGKLARLLVAEGKTALLGAADTFRAAAAEQLATWGERVGVNTVRSEVEGADPASVAFDAVKQGHSEDVDVVLVDTAGRLQNKSTLMDELGKVKRVMEKQAPVSEVLLVLDATTGQNGLRQAEVFSQVVDVTGVVLTKLDGSAKGGIVVAVQRALGVPVKLVGLGEGADDLAPFNAEDFVDAIIG; encoded by the coding sequence ATGGAAAGCATGAGTAGTTTAGTGCTTCTGTATGCGATCCTGGGGATTGCCGCTGTCGTCGTAATTGGGGCCGGTATCTACTGGGTTAAACGCCGTCATGATTCCCTTCCACCCGCACCGGACCAGTCGCAGTTGGAACCGCGGCAGCCGGAGGAACCAGCGGGCAAAGCCGCAGCGGAACAACCTGAAACGCAGGCCGAAGCGAAGCCCAGCACGCCGCAGGCGCACGAACCGGCAAAGCCGCAGGTTGTGGAACCGGAGCCGGTGGCGGGGCGGATGCAGCGGCTGCGTTCACGCTTGGCGGGGTCAGGCAAGATGGGGCAGTCACTACTGTCAATCCTTTCGCGCGCCGACCTTTCAGAGGCGGACTGGGAAGAGTTCGAAGAAACCCTGCTGATGGCGGATCTTGGGTTGGACGCCACCCAAGAGGTACTCGACAGTGTGCGTCAGCAATTGAAGGTGCGCGGTAGTGCCGACGCGGCAGTGGCGAAACAGGTGCTGCGGCAGGAGCTGCTGAAAATCGTGGATCCCACTTTGGATCGGAGTCTGAACCTGGAACGCACGAACGATGAACAGGGCGCGCACCCAGCTGTGCTACTCATGGTGGGGGTCAACGGAACTGGGAAGACCACCACGGTGGGTAAACTGGCGCGACTGCTTGTGGCTGAAGGGAAAACAGCGCTGCTAGGGGCCGCGGATACCTTCCGGGCGGCCGCCGCCGAACAGCTTGCCACGTGGGGCGAACGCGTTGGAGTGAACACTGTGCGTTCTGAAGTTGAGGGCGCAGACCCGGCTTCCGTGGCCTTCGACGCGGTCAAACAGGGGCACAGTGAAGACGTGGATGTCGTGCTCGTAGACACGGCGGGTCGCTTACAGAACAAATCCACCCTCATGGACGAACTTGGGAAAGTGAAGCGGGTAATGGAAAAGCAAGCCCCCGTTTCCGAAGTCCTGCTGGTGCTCGATGCAACGACCGGGCAAAATGGGCTGCGCCAGGCGGAAGTATTCTCGCAGGTAGTGGATGTCACGGGCGTGGTACTGACAAAACTAGACGGGTCCGCTAAAGGCGGTATCGTGGTGGCTGTCCAACGCGCCCTGGGGGTGCCGGTTAAACTCGTGGGCCTAGGGGAGGGTGCGGACGACCTAGCGCCCTTTAATGCCGAAGACTTTGTCGATGCCATCATCGGGTAG